The window TACGCCCCTACACCATTTAAGATATTCAATTCGGTGCTATGAAATCAAAATGATGGTTGCAATCATCTGCTAGAAGAACTCGCGCTGGCTCACGCGACGCTTCCACATTTCCTTCAGCTCGATCACTTTATCGCTCCCGCCGAGAAACTCCAAGAGCGCTCGATTGAACTGGGCCGACTGATCCAGAAACGGAAAATGGCCGCTTTTCTCAAGCGTCAGCACTTGGCGGAACGTCTCCTGGCCGTCGGCGATCTGCTGCGCGTGCTCGGCGGTCAGAATGCGGTCCCGTCCGCCGTAGATCGCGAGCAGCGGCTGGGCCATCCGCTCGATGTTCGGTCGCAGATCGATCGTCGTGATCTCGTCGATGATCGTCTGGAGCGTGGCCGGGCTGGTGGCCTCGATGTCCTCGACGATCTCGGCGAAAGCGTCGTCGCCGTTTGATGCTTGCCGCACGATCTTGACCCACAGATCGGTGGTGTTGACGGTGCGGTTGAGCAGCCGTCCCAGGCCGCTGGGCTTGAGCGTTTGTTGCAGCACCGCGCCCATAATCGGCGTTCCGGCGACCATGACTTTGCCAAAGCGCTCAGGATAGGCGCTCGCGGCTCGGATCGCGACGATCCCGCCCAGGCCATGCCCCACCAGATGCGGCGGCAGCATGCCGAGCGCGTCCAGAAAGCCGATCACCTGCTCGACATAATCGTCGATCCTGGTCGGCTCGCGGCGGGCGGCTGAGTCGCCAAAGCCCCAGAAATCGAGCGCGATAGCCCGGTAGCGATCCCCAACCATTTCCATCGTTGGCATCCAGGTGCGCCACGAGCCGAGCCAACTGTGGAGAAACAAGATCGGCTGTCCGCGTCCGATCACTTCGTAGTGCGCTACTTGCTGCTGAATAACGATCGCGCTCATGCGTGGTTGATAACTTTCAACGATGAAAAAGCCGCGACTTCGACGCGGCCCGGAATAATGCGCTGCGGCGGTCTACGCCAGCACCAGCCGGTTAACTTCCTCGACCAGATGCTGCGGCGCGTAGGGCTTAAGAATGTACAGATTCGCTCCGGCGTCGTGGCCTTCCTGCACCTCGTACTGCTGGCCTTTGGCCGACAGCAGAATCACCGGCGTTGTGGCGAGCCGCGCGTGTCGGCGGACGTGTCGGCAGACCTCGTAGCCGGTCATGCGCGGCATCTGTACGTCGAGGACCAGCAGATCGGGCTGGTGCTGCTCGGAAAGCTCCAACGCTTCCTGGCCGTTGCGCGCCTCGATCACATCGAAGCCGCCGAGCTGGCGGAGCGTAAACGCAGTCATGAACAGCACATCCGGCTCGTCATCCGCCACCAAAATTTTAGCTGGCATGCACGACCTCGCTCATTGGCGTAGTATCCTCGTCTCGTGGCGGGCGGCGATGCTCGATCGGCAGGGAAAAGCTAAAGGTACTGCCGACATCGATCTGACTTGTGACCCACATATCGCCGCCATGCAATTCAACAAACGACTTTGCGATCGATAAACCGAGCCCCGTGCCGCCAACTTCATCTTTGAGGGAGTTGTTCGCCCGGAAGAAGCGCGAGAACATCTTGGGTAGCTCTTCGGATGGAATACCCACGCCCGTATCTGCGACATCGACCTGGATCACATCGCCGATCTGGAAGGCGCGCACGGTGATCTGGCCGCCCTCGCGGGTGTATTTGTGCGCGTTCGAGATCAGGTTGGTCAAGACCTGGCTGATGCGCTTGTTATCCGCCTCAATCGCGGGCAACGTCGGCTGGATCTCGATCGTCACCTGCATGCCCTTCCGCTCCGTCTCGGTGCGCAGCGATGCGGTGATGTCGTTGATCAGGTCGGCGATCTTGACCATCTTGATGTTGAGCGTCACCTTGCCGTTTTCGAGCCGCGAGATTTCCAGCAGGTCTTCGACCAGCGCGTTGAGCCGGTCGGCGTTGGACTTGACGACCTGCAAAAAGTTCTTCTGCAAGTCGTTGATCTGACCAGCCGTGCCGAGCATCAGCAGATCGACATAGCCTTTGACCGAGGTCAGCGGCGTGCGCAGCTCGTGCGAGACGGTTGAGATAAACTCGCGCTTCGCTTTGTCGGCCTCGATCTCGCGGGTGATGTCGCGCAGCACCGCAGCCACGCCGATACGCTGGCCGTCGGGCGTCGTGACAGGCGTGAAGGTCGCATCGATCGTCTGGCCGCGCATCTCGATCTGCGTATGCAGCGGGCCGTGGATGCGCTGCGCGCCGCTCACGCCCTCCGCCAGCGCATCGTAGAGCAGCAGCGCGCGCTGGCGCTTTTCGCTATCGCCGCCGTACTTCGCGATGCGGTCAAGGCTGTGCCCGATAATAATCTCATCGGGGATTTGCAGCACTTCGGTCGCGGCGCGATTGTAGAGCACCACCGTGTTCTGCTCATCCAGCACCAGCACGCCCTCGGCGATCGATTCGAGAATCGCGCGATTCTTGCCAGTCTCTTCGCGCTGGATCTGAAGCAGCTCGGCCAGCCGCGTCGCCTGCTCGTTGATGAAGTTGTAGAGCTCGGCGTTATGCACGGCAATCGCCACCTCGCTGGCGATCGTCGAGAGCAGGCGGAAATGCTCCTCGCCGAAGTAGCCCGGCTGATTGCTGTTGAGCATCAGCACGCCCAGCGGAACATCGGCGGCCAGCAGCGGCACCGCCAGGAACGAGCGAATTTCGGAGGTGTGGTCGCCGATGTCGACCCAGCGCGAGTCGTGGCGCACATCGGCGATGCACACGCCCTGCTGGTGTTCGAGCGTCCACTGCACCAGATTGCCGGGCGGCAGGTTGAACGGCTCGGCGGTCGAGATCAGCCCCTCTTTCTCGGTCAGCACCGCGCGGTACAGCAGCAGATCATTCATCGAGTCGCGGATCAGCACCGAGCCACGGCGGACGCCGACCGCATTCGCGGCCAGCTCCAGCGTTTTGAGCACGATCTCGTCGATGTCCAGCGAGGCCGTCAGCGTCGTGGTGATCGTGTGGACCGCTTCGAGGCGCTCTTTCTCCTCCGTCAGCGCCGCCGTACGCTCCGCGACCATCTGCTCGAGCTCGACGTTGAAGCGGCGGATCTGCTCGAAGAGCCGCGCGTGGGCGATGGCCTGCGCGGCCTGCGTCGCGAACATCATCGCCACATCGGCCATCGCGCGGGTGTAGAAATTCGGCTGGCGGCTATCCAGCGTGATCATGCCAAGCAGTTGGCTGCCGTAGAGCAGCGGAATGCCCATCCACGACCGGATATGCTGCGTGTGCGGCAGCCGCGTGAAGGCCGGATACTCGATATGCGTGTCGTTGACAATATAGGGCTGCTGCGTCTCGACCACCAGGTAGTTCGGGAATTCTTGACGGTGAGCCGAGAATCGCTGATCGGGGCTGATAATATCAAGCGAATCGTCGGTGCTGCGCTGCGAGAGCATCTCAAGCTGCGCGCCCTCCTCGATCAGCAGTTGCACCGAGGTGCTGTCGTAGTGGACGACGCGCAGAAGTTGGCCCAGGATGATCTCCAGCACCTCCTTGAGGTCGAGCGTCGAGGAGAGCGACAGCGCCACCTCGCGCAGCGTATCGGCAAGCTGGCGCTTCTCCTGCTCCGATTTGAAGAGATGCGCGTTCTCGATCGCCGAGGCAGCCTGGCCCGTGAGAATCGTCAGCAGCGACTGTTCGCGATCGGACCACGTCCGTGCCTGGCGCGCGGCGATGACCAGCGTACCGACCGGCTGGCTCTTGATCATCACGGGCACGACGATATAGCTGCGCAGCCCATCATCGACATCCAGGCAGCGCGTGCCGGACTCTTCCCAGCAATCGTTGACGACCAGCGGCCTGGGATTCTGCATCACCTGTTGCAGGATGCTGTTGTGCTCGAAGGGCCGCTGCTCCAGGTCGCCGCCCGCCTGCGTCAGACCGGCAAACCCGCTGATCGCGCCTTGTTTGTCGAAGAGCACCACCGCGCTCAGATCGGCGCGCTCGATCTCCAGCGCGGCGTTTGCCAGCGTCGCCAGAATTTCGTCAAGATCGAGCATCGTCGTCAGGCTGACGCTCAGATCGTACAGCAGCGTCAGCTCGTGCACGCTCTGCTGCGTAGCTTTCCACAGCCGCGCATTTTCGATCGCGGTGGCGACCTGATTGGCGATCGTCTCGCACGTCGCAATATCGCGGTCGCTGAACGAATGCTCACGGGCTTGCGCATCCAGCCCGACCGAGCCGATCACCTCGTCCTTGACGATCAGCGGCACCACCAGAATATCGCGGATATTCTCGGAGCGTAAGACCTCGTGGATCGGCGCGAAGCGCGGGTCTTCCACGGCATTATGCACCAGCATCGAGGTATGTCGCTCGTCGATCCAGGCAACTGCCGGATTATTGATCAGCGGCACGGTCAGCCGTCCGACCGCGCCGGTATCATAGAGCTCAGCCTGGCAGATGCCAATACCGCGTGGCCGATCGAACAGCAGCAGCCGGGCCTGATCGGCATTGGTGACGTGCGCCATCTCGTTGACGGTGCGCTGAAGCAGCTCGTTGACATCGAGCATTCCGCTGGCCCAGCTAGAGACGCGGTTGATCTGCTCCAGGCGCTCAGTCTCGGCGGCCAGCAGCTTAAGCTGCTCGCGGGTCTGCTTGAAGAGCGATGCATTCTGGATGTTGAGGGCGATCTGGTTGGCAACGTTCGTCAGGAAATCGATGTCGCGCAGATCGTATGCGCCGACGGTATAGCCCTGCATCGAGAGCACGCCGAAGGGCTGTCCCGACGTGTTGAGCAGCGGCACGCCGACCCAGGAGATGACCTGATCTTGAGATCCGACCAGATTGGGCTTGATGCCGTAGAGCGTCTGCTCCTCCGGCGCGTTGCGCAGCAAGATTGGCTTGCCGCTGCGCATGATCACATCGGTGTAGCTCTCAGGCTGGATCGGCTGGGGCGAGTCGAGCAGCAGCAGTTGGCCGCGATCGACCGCGATGATCCGGTTGACGGTGTACGCCTCCGGGTCTGTGACCAGCAGCATCAGGGCATCGGTGTGGCGGTAGCGGCTGAGCTCGATGTACATGCCCATGAAGATCTCATCGAGGTCGAGCGTCGAGCTTGTCACGGTGCCAATATTGTTGAGCGCCTGCATCTGCGCGATCTGGTGCTCGCGCTCGTGCAGCAGCCGCGCTTTTTCGATACCCGACGCCACCTGGAGCGCGATCGTTTGGAGCAGATTCAGCTCGTACTGGCCGAAGGCATGATTGCGCTCGAAATCTTGCACCGAGATCACGCCGACCGTCTCCTCGCCGATCAGCATCGGCACGGCCACGAAGCTCCGCGACATCTCGCCGATCACGTTAATACCGCGCATCGCCAGTTGCGCGGTGATGTCGTCGTTGAGCAGAAGCGGCTCGCGCGTGCGCAGGATGTACTCGGTGATGCCGTTCTCGCCCCGGCGCGGCTCAAGCTTGCTGCGGCCACCGCGCTCCACATAGAGCGGAAACTCGATCAGATCGCTCTCGCGATTGTAGACGGCCAGGAAGATCGTGTTGATATTGAACGCTTCCTGAATCTGAGAAAAGAGCACTTCGGCCAGCTCGTCGAGGCTGATCGGCGCTGCCAGCGCTTGCGCCAGTTGGTTGAGCACGTTGACCTCGTGCAACCGACGCTCGCGCTCCGCAAACAGGCGGGCGTTCTGAAGGCTGATCGCCACCTGATGCGCGACGGCCTGCAAAAACTGAAGCTCGTCGGGGCCGAACTGATTGGGCACGTACGAATGCACGGAGAGCGCGCCGATCACCTCTTGGTCGGATGCGACCAGGGGCGTGCCCATCCACGAAGCGGATGCGCGCGCGGTGTTGCCGAACGGCGTCGGGCGGTATTCATCGGGCAGCCACTCGGCATCGGGGTAGAGATTGCCGAACAGCAGCGATTGCTGCTGGCGCATCATATACGCATGCAGCCCCGCCTGCTGGTCCATCTTGATGTTGCGCTCTTCCCACTCGCCCTCGTCCACGCTGATCTCCAGCGCAGAGGTTGTGCTATCGGTGTGATACACCACACTATAGTACGAGTCCATCTTCAGCACGGCTCGCAGCTCGGTATAGACCTCGCGCAAGATCTGGTGAATATCGAGCGAGGCGCTGATCACCTGATGGATACGATTGAGCGCGTCCTGCTCGGCCAGACGACGCTGCGAGTTGTTGTACAGCCGCGCGTTTTCGATCGCGATCATCGCCTGGTTGGCGAAGATCTCCAGCGCCTCGGCCCGGCGACGGGTCGGACGGCGGCGATCGAACGGATCGTCGACCGAAATAAAGCCGATCATCGTGCCGGTTGGGCTGCGCAGCGGCGTGATGAACATATCATCACGCTGCCACTCGTTGATGGTGCGCGGATCGACGATCGGCTTGGTGGTAAACTGCTCCAGCGCATCGCCGAACGTGTCGGCAACGTCCTGGTCGGCGATGAAGTAGGATCGGCTGATCTGCCAGCGCTCGTCGCAGAGCCCGTCGATGACCGCTTCGGGGATCGGCCTTAGGCGCAGCCGCTCGGCTTCGTCCGGCAGAATCCCGGCGAACGCAACGCGCTCGAAGTAGCTCGGATCGGCATCGCTGCGCATATTGATGATCACCGAGCGGAAGCCGACCGCGTTGATGATGCCGTAGGCGATGTCGGTCAGAATATCGGTGAGCGGACGATCGGCGCGCAGCAGGTTGCCGACCTCCAGCACCTCGCTCAGAACATTCGCGCGCTGCTGGAGCAGCTCACGCTGGCGCTGCTGCTCGGCGACGTGCTGCGCGTTGCCGATCGCCACGGCGGTCTGATCGGCGATGAGCTGCATGAAGGGTAGCTGAGCGCTGCTAAACGTGCCGGGGATCGTCGAGCGCAGGATGATCAAGCCAACCACGCGATCACCATAGCGGATCGGCACATCCAGCGTCGAGGCAAAGGCCGCATGGCCGTTCGGCGCGGCGTTCGGGCTGGCGACTGGAACAATCACCGCCTGTCCGAGGCGGAGCGCCTCGCTGGAGGACGGATCATCGCTACCGGTCGTCGCGCTCGCCAGGTACTCCGCCTCATCCGCGCTAAAGCCACTGGTGACGACATAGTGGAACTGATCATCCGTCTGCCGCAGGGCGATGCTGCCGTGGGTGGCGTTCGTCACCGTGACCGCCTCGCGCAGCACCGCTTCGAGCACGCGATTCAGGTCGAGCGTGGCGTTAAGCTCGTGCGCGATGTGTTGCAGCGCGGCAAGCTCCGCGGGACGTTCGTGGAGCACCGGGGTTTCTGGCGTGTGCGACGGCTGCTGCGCCTGTGTCGTCAGCGCCAGCCCGATCTGCGCCACCAGCGCATCGAAGGCCGCTGCGGGGAGGCTCGCGCTCCAGACCGCAATCGCCATGCGCAGATCGGGCAGCGGCTCGATCAGGACGCTGTGGTGTGGCTGCTGGCCGTTGGCGCGGCGCGCTCTACGGCCTGCGCCTGGCGCGGGCGACGACGTAGCAAGGCTTGCCAGCCAGGCGTGCGCCTCTGGCGAGGCGGTGCCGTGCAACAACCACCCGTCGTGCTGCTGGAGCGCGATGCTGAGATCGAGCATGGGCAGCTCGATCGCC of the Herpetosiphonaceae bacterium genome contains:
- a CDS encoding alpha/beta hydrolase → MSAIVIQQQVAHYEVIGRGQPILFLHSWLGSWRTWMPTMEMVGDRYRAIALDFWGFGDSAARREPTRIDDYVEQVIGFLDALGMLPPHLVGHGLGGIVAIRAASAYPERFGKVMVAGTPIMGAVLQQTLKPSGLGRLLNRTVNTTDLWVKIVRQASNGDDAFAEIVEDIEATSPATLQTIIDEITTIDLRPNIERMAQPLLAIYGGRDRILTAEHAQQIADGQETFRQVLTLEKSGHFPFLDQSAQFNRALLEFLGGSDKVIELKEMWKRRVSQREFF
- a CDS encoding response regulator; its protein translation is MPAKILVADDEPDVLFMTAFTLRQLGGFDVIEARNGQEALELSEQHQPDLLVLDVQMPRMTGYEVCRHVRRHARLATTPVILLSAKGQQYEVQEGHDAGANLYILKPYAPQHLVEEVNRLVLA
- a CDS encoding GAF domain-containing protein — its product is MRTKTSSAQACFTAIAALARWLPDAPREPVPLVSALAELLAIELPMLDLSIALQQHDGWLLHGTASPEAHAWLASLATSSPAPGAGRRARRANGQQPHHSVLIEPLPDLRMAIAVWSASLPAAAFDALVAQIGLALTTQAQQPSHTPETPVLHERPAELAALQHIAHELNATLDLNRVLEAVLREAVTVTNATHGSIALRQTDDQFHYVVTSGFSADEAEYLASATTGSDDPSSSEALRLGQAVIVPVASPNAAPNGHAAFASTLDVPIRYGDRVVGLIILRSTIPGTFSSAQLPFMQLIADQTAVAIGNAQHVAEQQRQRELLQQRANVLSEVLEVGNLLRADRPLTDILTDIAYGIINAVGFRSVIINMRSDADPSYFERVAFAGILPDEAERLRLRPIPEAVIDGLCDERWQISRSYFIADQDVADTFGDALEQFTTKPIVDPRTINEWQRDDMFITPLRSPTGTMIGFISVDDPFDRRRPTRRRAEALEIFANQAMIAIENARLYNNSQRRLAEQDALNRIHQVISASLDIHQILREVYTELRAVLKMDSYYSVVYHTDSTTSALEISVDEGEWEERNIKMDQQAGLHAYMMRQQQSLLFGNLYPDAEWLPDEYRPTPFGNTARASASWMGTPLVASDQEVIGALSVHSYVPNQFGPDELQFLQAVAHQVAISLQNARLFAERERRLHEVNVLNQLAQALAAPISLDELAEVLFSQIQEAFNINTIFLAVYNRESDLIEFPLYVERGGRSKLEPRRGENGITEYILRTREPLLLNDDITAQLAMRGINVIGEMSRSFVAVPMLIGEETVGVISVQDFERNHAFGQYELNLLQTIALQVASGIEKARLLHEREHQIAQMQALNNIGTVTSSTLDLDEIFMGMYIELSRYRHTDALMLLVTDPEAYTVNRIIAVDRGQLLLLDSPQPIQPESYTDVIMRSGKPILLRNAPEEQTLYGIKPNLVGSQDQVISWVGVPLLNTSGQPFGVLSMQGYTVGAYDLRDIDFLTNVANQIALNIQNASLFKQTREQLKLLAAETERLEQINRVSSWASGMLDVNELLQRTVNEMAHVTNADQARLLLFDRPRGIGICQAELYDTGAVGRLTVPLINNPAVAWIDERHTSMLVHNAVEDPRFAPIHEVLRSENIRDILVVPLIVKDEVIGSVGLDAQAREHSFSDRDIATCETIANQVATAIENARLWKATQQSVHELTLLYDLSVSLTTMLDLDEILATLANAALEIERADLSAVVLFDKQGAISGFAGLTQAGGDLEQRPFEHNSILQQVMQNPRPLVVNDCWEESGTRCLDVDDGLRSYIVVPVMIKSQPVGTLVIAARQARTWSDREQSLLTILTGQAASAIENAHLFKSEQEKRQLADTLREVALSLSSTLDLKEVLEIILGQLLRVVHYDSTSVQLLIEEGAQLEMLSQRSTDDSLDIISPDQRFSAHRQEFPNYLVVETQQPYIVNDTHIEYPAFTRLPHTQHIRSWMGIPLLYGSQLLGMITLDSRQPNFYTRAMADVAMMFATQAAQAIAHARLFEQIRRFNVELEQMVAERTAALTEEKERLEAVHTITTTLTASLDIDEIVLKTLELAANAVGVRRGSVLIRDSMNDLLLYRAVLTEKEGLISTAEPFNLPPGNLVQWTLEHQQGVCIADVRHDSRWVDIGDHTSEIRSFLAVPLLAADVPLGVLMLNSNQPGYFGEEHFRLLSTIASEVAIAVHNAELYNFINEQATRLAELLQIQREETGKNRAILESIAEGVLVLDEQNTVVLYNRAATEVLQIPDEIIIGHSLDRIAKYGGDSEKRQRALLLYDALAEGVSGAQRIHGPLHTQIEMRGQTIDATFTPVTTPDGQRIGVAAVLRDITREIEADKAKREFISTVSHELRTPLTSVKGYVDLLMLGTAGQINDLQKNFLQVVKSNADRLNALVEDLLEISRLENGKVTLNIKMVKIADLINDITASLRTETERKGMQVTIEIQPTLPAIEADNKRISQVLTNLISNAHKYTREGGQITVRAFQIGDVIQVDVADTGVGIPSEELPKMFSRFFRANNSLKDEVGGTGLGLSIAKSFVELHGGDMWVTSQIDVGSTFSFSLPIEHRRPPRDEDTTPMSEVVHAS